A single region of the Saprospiraceae bacterium genome encodes:
- the sprA gene encoding cell surface protein SprA, protein MKRILLLNCLAVAIIAQFLAPSVQGNNKDLDDPFVATYIVASRDTVPPPAERFGDFINDRSTNPFDLKDPSAVEQSIEYDPVTGQYIISEKIGDTYFRPPTYMTFDEYVEWRRKKEERDYFNQLSGVGGTENGLSALDPIAKFDVNSSLIDRLFGGTTVDIKPQGSIDLTFGVDHQRLENPILTERQRSLTNFDFDMDIQMNVTGKIGEKLNLTTNYNTNATFDFDNQIKLDYNSELFSEDDILKKIEAGNVSLPLRGSLIQGAQSLFGLKTELQFGHLRLTAIASQQKSQRENIQLQGGSQLQEFEVRSDEYDENRHFFLSHYNRDIFEKAISNLPQINTLFHLENLEVWITNDRNDVENVRDIVAFADLGEPSNFVNPDAIPRFQDPVYQEICDGEPLPDNGANGLYSRLVNRGETLRDIDKTVAILQSEFKLIQARDFEKVSARKLNPREFTYHPELGFVSVNINVQPDQVLAISFEYKYNGELFTVGESSVNRNNISTDTADQTPKVLYVKLLKSTTQRTDVPTWNLMMKNIYSIGAYQVSQEDFKLDVFYEDPGEGFKRFLPKSNLAGVPLIRVFNLDNLNVQGDPSRDGVFDFVPGVTINPANGRVMFPVLEPFGSSLEQQLNPEFVDSLVYQELYDSTLFQAREYPEKNRFIIKGSYKSSISSEISLGAFNIPPGSVSVTAGGALLLEGRDYEVDYSSGKVRILNDAILSSGVPINVSFEDNTLFGFQSKTMVGLRADYELSENFNFGATFLQLFERPFTQKVNVGDDPVNNKIYGMDINFSKEAPWLTKAVDKLPFYSTNQPSTINFSAEGAVLRPGHSRAINETRKDKDGLVYVDDFEGSSSGLDLRTPVNQWFLASIPQDDDANRNPFFPESAFKDTRSGVNRARLNWYLIDPSARGQGDDQNPYTSQVPQQEVFPNIQVPRDQAQIFRTFDLSYNPEERGPYNFDVPNGIPNVSDGVNLAGGTLKLRSPEKRWGGIMRALNTNDFQTANIEFLEFWMLSPFLDPEAPRLASPDVQEQQGTLYINLGNISEDILNDSRKFFENGLPSPGNPTRQIDDTAWGVVPVGQQITRAFDNDQGTRDVQDVGLDGLNNEGEKVKFGDYLNAIGTANPLVRQIVEEDPANDDFKYYNDASFGNDASLQERYQSFNNPQGNSQPNNQTNIRTSGTNLPDTEDINQDNTLNETESYFQYEIPLRADMTNPRELDRERTPFITDRIEDPISNRVWYRFRVPLRGSDKKAIGGIRDFRSIRFMRMYMREFQKPVVLRFARMELVRNQWRRVTRKDLLQPANQFGNCQADETNFEIDAVNIEENSRRTPFNYTLPDGIVREQSLGVFAALQNEQAQALRVDDLCDGGFVGIFKQIDMDLRVYDRLKMFVHAESKDQRTPDGGLRIFMRIGSDFQNNYYEYELPLVMSDPDKVAGLQSQDTPYKLEVWKKENEFNFPLEILRQLKEERNTLGIQKSEIYSKSIQAEGTNAIHEIRVKGSPSLGYAKVMVIGIRNPEDDGASYNTEVWINELRLAGLDERGGAAALARMDIQVADLGNLTFAGNVSSIGFGALDNQVHERNREQITGYDVAANLELGKFFPQKMGIRLPFYGQISNTTTTPEYDPYDTDIKLQDKLDRAENKTIRDSLREQSREVMNIRTYNFTNVRKERASNNPNSIPMPWDIENFSISYSNTKTERRDPLVEFEQQDDWTAALDYNFTLPSKPIEPFKNIKSKYLRLIKEFNFSPLPQSFTFSTVFDRQFSTTRYRFTGLDERFNTFFNKRFFWDRNYSLNWDFSKALKFNFDAAATAAIDEPDENFMLETLPADQIKKFRRDSIWNNIQQLGRPKLYNHKFSVNYTLPIRYLPFMDWTQVRASYQGEYQWEAASLNVDSLGNIISNRQTRSINADLNFEKLYTSIPYLRKIERAGQANSRGRGARQPAIPKDRNAKPAGDEKAKKDRDVSPVEVALIRPLLLLRKGRFTYSERFRTVVPGFMPDASLMGMASGFGAPGWDFIAGGQPSIRVLDQTQWQTSEDWLWQNKGNITDNVFLNRDVIQDYTLSWDGKVTLEPFRDFRVDLDMTRSYTEDYSETFKNLDKDAAPGEGFDHAIPRNAGQMNMTYSALSTLFENDEGVVALFKTFEENRVIISNRLGTGVHQDDNLAIQGYANGYGSLQQEVMIPAFMAAYTGKDARTVDLNVFNLRPQLNWRLTYNGLAKIPFFQEIFSNFSLTHAYKGNLTVSRYQTSNYFLRNLDPTTGTSLDTVDYNFYPRIEIPDVVIQEGFSPLIAIEATLQNGMSFNIDYNRTRNLALNSTSKLLSESRSTEIIIGFGYLMKGVDIPFLTGSKKKGATRPGPDGSGGNAPTPSRGGGGRGGQLDAQDLDIQFNLSMRNDLTLAQQLDGPGAEPTRGNYSLTLSPTVEYKLSRRLSLQAFFDYRRVVPKTSAGFPRTDSAGGIRVRFQLN, encoded by the coding sequence ATGAAACGAATACTACTACTCAACTGCCTGGCTGTGGCCATCATTGCCCAATTTCTGGCACCCTCTGTGCAAGGTAATAATAAGGACCTTGATGATCCGTTTGTCGCTACTTATATTGTAGCCTCCCGAGACACCGTGCCGCCTCCTGCCGAACGGTTTGGCGATTTTATAAATGACCGTTCCACTAATCCTTTCGATCTGAAAGACCCCAGTGCTGTCGAACAAAGCATCGAATATGATCCGGTAACAGGGCAGTATATTATTAGTGAAAAGATTGGAGACACCTACTTTCGCCCACCTACGTATATGACTTTTGATGAGTATGTGGAGTGGCGTCGCAAAAAAGAAGAGCGAGACTATTTCAACCAGTTATCTGGTGTAGGGGGAACCGAAAATGGGCTTAGTGCCCTCGACCCAATCGCTAAATTTGATGTCAATAGCAGCTTGATTGATCGCTTATTTGGTGGTACGACCGTTGATATTAAACCGCAAGGTAGTATCGACCTGACCTTTGGTGTCGATCACCAGCGATTGGAAAATCCTATTTTGACAGAACGGCAACGATCGCTGACCAACTTCGATTTCGACATGGACATTCAAATGAATGTCACGGGTAAAATTGGCGAAAAACTCAACCTGACCACTAATTATAACACCAATGCTACCTTTGATTTCGATAACCAGATCAAACTGGATTATAATAGCGAACTTTTTAGTGAAGATGATATCCTCAAAAAAATTGAAGCGGGTAATGTTAGTTTGCCACTAAGGGGGAGCCTCATCCAGGGAGCACAGAGCCTTTTTGGTTTGAAAACGGAACTTCAATTTGGCCACCTGCGTTTAACCGCTATTGCTTCGCAACAAAAATCACAACGAGAGAATATTCAGCTGCAAGGAGGAAGTCAATTGCAGGAATTTGAAGTCCGTTCTGATGAATATGATGAAAACCGCCACTTTTTCTTGTCACATTACAACCGTGACATCTTCGAAAAGGCCATTTCCAACCTCCCTCAAATCAATACCCTTTTTCATTTGGAAAACCTGGAGGTTTGGATCACCAATGACCGGAATGACGTTGAAAACGTAAGGGATATTGTGGCTTTCGCAGACCTTGGTGAACCCAGTAACTTTGTGAATCCTGATGCTATCCCGCGATTCCAAGATCCTGTCTATCAGGAAATTTGTGATGGCGAGCCACTTCCTGATAATGGGGCCAATGGGCTCTATAGCCGACTGGTTAACAGGGGAGAGACTCTTCGGGATATTGATAAAACAGTGGCCATTCTACAATCAGAGTTCAAATTGATTCAGGCACGTGACTTTGAAAAGGTAAGTGCAAGAAAATTGAACCCGAGGGAATTTACGTACCATCCTGAACTAGGTTTTGTTTCTGTAAATATTAATGTGCAACCAGACCAGGTACTGGCCATTTCTTTTGAATATAAATACAATGGAGAGTTGTTCACCGTTGGTGAATCTTCGGTGAACCGGAATAACATCTCCACGGACACAGCTGACCAAACCCCGAAGGTATTGTATGTCAAATTGCTCAAAAGTACCACCCAACGCACAGATGTTCCTACCTGGAATTTGATGATGAAAAACATCTATTCGATTGGTGCCTATCAGGTGAGCCAGGAGGATTTCAAACTGGATGTTTTTTATGAAGACCCAGGGGAAGGATTTAAGCGGTTTTTGCCTAAAAGTAACCTTGCTGGCGTACCCTTAATTCGCGTTTTCAACCTCGACAACCTCAATGTGCAAGGAGACCCGAGTAGGGATGGTGTGTTTGACTTCGTTCCAGGGGTAACTATCAACCCTGCTAATGGTCGGGTGATGTTTCCCGTTTTGGAACCCTTTGGATCATCCTTAGAACAGCAATTAAATCCCGAATTTGTGGATTCCCTGGTTTACCAGGAGCTCTATGATTCTACCTTGTTCCAAGCCAGGGAATATCCTGAGAAGAACCGCTTTATTATCAAGGGATCCTACAAATCTAGTATTTCCAGTGAAATATCCTTGGGTGCTTTCAATATTCCGCCAGGCTCCGTTTCGGTAACAGCCGGTGGTGCTTTGTTGCTAGAGGGCAGAGATTATGAGGTAGATTACAGCTCGGGGAAAGTGCGTATTCTCAATGATGCGATATTGAGTTCGGGCGTTCCGATCAATGTGTCTTTTGAAGATAATACGCTATTTGGGTTCCAGTCCAAAACCATGGTGGGCTTACGAGCAGATTATGAGCTGAGTGAGAATTTTAATTTTGGCGCAACTTTCCTGCAGCTATTCGAGCGGCCATTTACCCAAAAAGTGAATGTCGGAGACGACCCTGTCAATAATAAAATCTACGGTATGGACATCAACTTCAGCAAGGAAGCACCTTGGCTAACCAAGGCAGTTGATAAATTACCGTTCTACTCTACCAACCAACCTTCCACCATTAATTTTTCTGCAGAAGGGGCGGTCTTGAGACCTGGACACTCCCGCGCCATTAATGAAACTAGAAAAGATAAAGACGGTTTGGTTTATGTGGATGACTTTGAGGGTAGTTCCAGTGGACTTGACTTGAGAACGCCCGTCAACCAATGGTTTCTGGCCAGTATTCCGCAAGATGATGACGCTAACCGCAATCCGTTTTTCCCCGAATCGGCTTTCAAAGACACCCGCTCAGGGGTGAACCGGGCGCGCCTCAATTGGTACCTCATTGACCCTAGTGCGCGTGGCCAAGGGGACGACCAGAACCCGTACACCAGCCAGGTACCACAACAGGAGGTATTCCCTAATATCCAGGTTCCTAGAGACCAGGCGCAGATTTTTAGAACTTTTGACCTTTCCTATAACCCTGAGGAGCGGGGGCCTTATAACTTTGATGTACCGAATGGTATTCCCAATGTGTCGGATGGCGTCAATTTAGCAGGTGGAACGCTTAAGTTGCGTAGTCCTGAAAAACGTTGGGGTGGCATTATGCGAGCTTTGAATACGAATGACTTCCAAACAGCGAATATTGAATTCCTGGAATTCTGGATGTTGAGTCCTTTCCTTGATCCAGAGGCCCCACGGCTGGCATCTCCTGACGTTCAGGAACAGCAGGGTACCCTTTATATTAACCTCGGTAATATTTCCGAAGATATCCTCAATGATTCCAGGAAGTTTTTTGAAAATGGTTTGCCAAGTCCAGGCAACCCTACTCGGCAGATTGACGATACGGCATGGGGGGTTGTTCCCGTTGGGCAGCAAATTACAAGGGCCTTTGATAATGACCAGGGCACGCGTGATGTCCAAGATGTTGGTTTGGATGGATTGAATAATGAAGGCGAGAAGGTGAAATTTGGCGATTATTTGAATGCTATTGGCACCGCCAACCCCCTTGTGCGTCAAATTGTGGAAGAAGATCCAGCAAATGACGACTTCAAGTATTATAATGATGCTTCCTTTGGTAATGATGCGAGCTTACAAGAAAGGTACCAAAGCTTTAATAACCCACAAGGTAATTCACAGCCTAATAATCAAACCAATATTAGGACTTCGGGCACGAACCTTCCCGATACGGAAGACATCAACCAGGATAATACCCTCAATGAAACTGAATCTTATTTTCAGTACGAAATTCCGTTGCGGGCGGATATGACAAACCCTCGGGAACTAGACCGAGAGCGCACACCTTTTATTACGGATCGGATTGAAGATCCCATTTCCAATCGGGTTTGGTATCGTTTTAGGGTGCCGCTGCGTGGGTCAGACAAAAAGGCCATTGGTGGTATTCGCGATTTCCGTTCTATTCGGTTTATGCGGATGTATATGCGCGAATTTCAAAAGCCAGTTGTGTTGCGTTTTGCGCGAATGGAATTGGTGCGCAACCAATGGCGTAGGGTAACGCGTAAAGATCTGCTGCAGCCTGCTAATCAATTTGGCAACTGCCAGGCGGACGAGACCAACTTTGAAATTGATGCCGTGAATATTGAAGAAAATAGTCGCCGTACGCCTTTTAATTATACCCTACCTGATGGGATTGTTCGAGAGCAGTCACTTGGTGTATTTGCTGCTTTGCAGAATGAGCAGGCCCAGGCATTGCGCGTAGACGATCTTTGTGATGGTGGTTTTGTGGGTATCTTTAAGCAGATCGATATGGACCTCCGGGTGTATGATCGGTTGAAAATGTTTGTGCATGCGGAGTCAAAAGACCAGCGCACACCGGATGGCGGGTTGCGCATTTTTATGCGAATTGGTAGTGATTTTCAAAACAACTATTACGAATACGAATTGCCACTGGTGATGTCCGATCCGGATAAAGTTGCAGGGCTCCAATCTCAGGATACACCCTACAAGTTGGAGGTTTGGAAAAAGGAAAACGAGTTTAATTTTCCTTTGGAAATATTGCGGCAACTCAAGGAAGAACGCAATACCTTAGGCATTCAAAAATCGGAGATTTACTCGAAATCAATTCAAGCAGAAGGGACCAATGCCATTCATGAAATTCGGGTAAAGGGTAGCCCCAGCTTGGGATATGCCAAAGTAATGGTCATCGGTATTCGCAATCCGGAGGATGATGGTGCTTCTTATAATACGGAGGTTTGGATCAACGAGCTTCGACTAGCTGGTTTGGATGAGCGAGGAGGAGCGGCGGCACTGGCTCGAATGGATATTCAGGTGGCAGATTTGGGTAATTTAACTTTTGCTGGAAATGTAAGTTCCATTGGTTTTGGTGCTTTGGACAACCAAGTGCACGAGCGAAATAGGGAGCAAATTACGGGTTATGACGTAGCTGCAAACCTGGAATTAGGGAAGTTTTTTCCGCAAAAGATGGGTATTCGTTTACCTTTTTATGGCCAAATATCCAACACCACGACTACTCCTGAATACGATCCCTATGATACGGATATCAAGCTACAAGATAAGCTGGATCGGGCAGAAAATAAGACGATCAGGGATTCTTTAAGGGAGCAATCACGGGAGGTGATGAATATTCGAACCTATAATTTTACGAATGTACGCAAAGAACGAGCGAGCAATAATCCGAATAGTATACCTATGCCTTGGGATATTGAGAATTTCAGTATTAGCTATTCTAATACCAAGACAGAGCGAAGAGATCCTTTGGTCGAATTCGAACAACAGGATGACTGGACGGCTGCGCTCGATTACAACTTCACCCTACCATCGAAGCCGATAGAGCCCTTCAAGAATATAAAAAGTAAATATTTGCGCTTAATTAAGGAGTTCAACTTTAGCCCACTACCGCAATCCTTTACTTTTAGTACCGTATTCGACCGGCAGTTTTCGACGACCCGTTATCGCTTTACCGGTTTGGACGAACGTTTTAACACCTTTTTTAATAAGCGTTTCTTCTGGGATCGAAATTATTCGCTCAACTGGGATTTCTCGAAAGCCTTAAAATTCAACTTCGATGCCGCCGCAACGGCTGCCATTGACGAACCTGACGAGAATTTCATGCTCGAAACGCTTCCTGCCGACCAGATTAAAAAATTCAGGCGAGATAGTATTTGGAATAATATCCAACAATTGGGCCGACCCAAACTGTATAACCATAAATTTTCGGTGAATTATACTTTGCCGATTCGGTATTTGCCTTTTATGGATTGGACCCAGGTGCGCGCAAGTTACCAAGGAGAATACCAGTGGGAGGCCGCGTCTTTGAATGTGGATAGTTTGGGTAACATTATCTCTAATCGGCAGACGCGATCCATTAATGCAGACCTCAACTTTGAAAAATTATATACCTCGATACCTTACCTTCGAAAAATAGAACGGGCAGGGCAAGCTAATAGTAGAGGCAGAGGAGCTAGACAACCCGCCATACCTAAGGATAGAAATGCGAAACCGGCAGGCGATGAAAAGGCTAAAAAGGATAGAGATGTGAGTCCGGTAGAGGTTGCCTTGATCCGGCCCTTATTGTTGCTACGAAAAGGAAGATTCACTTATTCCGAACGATTCCGAACAGTTGTGCCTGGTTTTATGCCAGATGCGAGTTTGATGGGTATGGCTTCGGGGTTTGGGGCCCCGGGCTGGGATTTTATTGCAGGAGGGCAGCCAAGCATCCGTGTCTTAGACCAAACCCAATGGCAGACGTCCGAGGATTGGTTGTGGCAAAACAAGGGCAATATTACAGACAATGTCTTTTTGAATAGGGATGTTATTCAGGACTACACCCTTTCTTGGGATGGTAAGGTGACCCTTGAACCTTTCCGGGATTTTAGGGTAGACCTGGATATGACCCGTTCTTATACAGAGGATTATTCAGAAACATTTAAAAACCTGGATAAAGATGCAGCGCCAGGCGAGGGTTTTGACCATGCCATTCCACGTAATGCTGGCCAGATGAACATGACCTATTCGGCCTTGTCTACGCTTTTTGAAAACGACGAAGGGGTTGTTGCGTTATTTAAAACATTTGAAGAAAATCGGGTGATTATCTCGAACCGCCTCGGCACAGGTGTTCACCAGGATGATAACTTAGCCATCCAGGGTTATGCCAATGGTTATGGCAGCTTGCAACAGGAGGTAATGATACCGGCTTTTATGGCAGCCTATACAGGGAAAGATGCCAGGACAGTAGATTTGAATGTCTTTAATTTGCGGCCTCAACTCAACTGGCGCTTGACCTACAATGGGTTGGCAAAAATCCCATTCTTCCAAGAAATTTTCAGCAATTTCAGTTTAACTCATGCCTATAAGGGCAATTTAACGGTAAGTCGCTACCAAACGAGCAACTATTTTCTTCGAAACCTTGATCCTACCACGGGAACAAGTTTAGATACCGTAGATTATAACTTTTATCCTCGTATAGAGATTCCTGACGTGGTCATCCAGGAAGGATTCTCTCCTTTAATTGCCATTGAAGCCACCCTGCAAAACGGGATGTCTTTTAATATAGACTACAACCGGACACGCAACCTGGCGCTTAACTCAACGAGTAAGTTGCTGAGTGAATCCCGTTCCACAGAGATCATCATTGGCTTTGGCTATTTGATGAAGGGTGTCGACATTCCATTCTTAACGGGAAGTAAGAAAAAGGGCGCAACTCGTCCCGGACCGGATGGATCAGGAGGGAATGCGCCGACCCCTAGTCGCGGCGGCGGCGGCCGAGGCGGCCAACTCGACGCGCAAGACCTGGATATACAGTTTAATTTATCGATGAGAAATGATCTTACCTTGGCACAGCAATTGGATGGGCCTGGAGCAGAGCCCACTCGGGGTAATTACTCTTTGACGCTCTCGCCTACGGTGGAGTACAAACTCAGTCGGCGATTGTCCTTGCAGGCTTTTTTCGACTATAGGCGAGTGGTGCCGAAGACTTCGGCTGGTTTTCCCAGGACGGATTCTGCCGGAGGGATTAGGGTGCGCTTCCAGTTGAATTAA
- the ruvA gene encoding Holliday junction branch migration protein RuvA: MITYIKGVITFKTPTFIIVETGGIGYHVNISLNTYSQIEKLEHVKILTHLNIKEDSHTLYGFAEDVERHLFVLLISVSGIGPNTARIILSSMNPDEVKAAVIAENVAAFKQVKGIGPKTAKQIILDLKDKVIRESGDTPLTFTPQDNRSRDEALSALVALGFAKIQVQKALNKILKEQPNVASVEELIKLALKQLS, encoded by the coding sequence ATGATTACCTACATCAAAGGGGTAATAACCTTTAAGACCCCAACCTTTATTATTGTTGAAACAGGGGGGATCGGTTATCATGTCAATATCAGTTTGAACACCTATAGTCAAATTGAGAAATTGGAACATGTTAAAATCCTAACCCACCTGAATATCAAGGAAGATAGTCATACCCTTTATGGTTTTGCAGAAGATGTGGAAAGGCATTTATTTGTGCTCTTGATTTCCGTTTCGGGTATCGGTCCGAATACCGCGAGAATTATCTTGTCCTCTATGAACCCTGACGAAGTCAAGGCCGCTGTCATTGCGGAGAATGTGGCGGCCTTCAAACAAGTAAAAGGCATTGGCCCCAAAACGGCGAAACAGATTATTTTGGATTTGAAAGATAAAGTCATCAGGGAAAGTGGTGATACCCCTTTAACTTTCACACCACAAGACAATAGAAGTCGGGATGAAGCGTTATCAGCATTGGTAGCTTTAGGTTTTGCTAAGATACAAGTTCAGAAAGCACTAAATAAAATACTAAAAGAACAACCGAATGTGGCTAGCGTAGAGGAATTGATTAAACTCGCTTTAAAACAGCTATCATAA